In Zea mays cultivar B73 chromosome 7, Zm-B73-REFERENCE-NAM-5.0, whole genome shotgun sequence, the following proteins share a genomic window:
- the LOC100279865 gene encoding Internal alternative NAD(P)H-ubiquinone oxidoreductase A2, mitochondrial-like produces the protein MAAVWSRIGRGAQLSLSLSLSRTFYDGASAASTLRSAAALSRARGQHASSLHSLAGRSAGHLLQPPSRGIVTTPARLHPASSAAVVAELSDAEARESEAVAAPPRQMPSLGPTRPGEKPRVVVLGTGWAACRLLKDVDTRAYDVVCVSPRNHMVFTPLLASTCVGTLEFRSVVEPVSRIQSALATRPGSYFFLASCTGVDTKAHEVYCEAASSDGQLPCHPYRFKVAYDKLVIASGAEPLTFNIKGVQEHAIFLREVSHAQEIRRKLLANLMLAENPGLSAEEKERLLHCVVVGGGPTGVEFSGELSDFITRDVRQRYAHVKDYVKITLIEANEILSSFDIGLRQYATNHLSKYGVNLVRGIVKEVKATEITLSDGTRVPYGLLVWSTGVGPSEFVRSLHLPKSPGGRVGVDEWLRVPTAPDVFALGDCAGFLEGTGKPVLPALAQVAEREGRYLARLLGRIAAQNGGKAHCAGKADLGEPFVYKHIGSMASVGRYKALVDLRENKDAKGVSMAGFLSWLMWRSAYLTRVVSWRNRFYVAVNWGTTLVFGRDNTRIG, from the exons ATGGCGGCGGTGTGGTCTAGGATCGGGAGGGGAGCGCAGCTGTCGCTGTCGCTGTCCCTGTCGAGGACCTTCTACGACGGCGCGTCGGCGGCTTCCACGCTGCGCAGTGCTGCCGCGCTGTCCCGCGCCCGGGGCCAGCACGCGTCGTCGCTCCACAGCCTCGCGGGAAGGTCCGCCGGCCACCTCCTCCAGCCGCCGAGCAGGGGcatcgtgaccacgcccgcgaggCTTCACCCGGCGTCGTCCGCGGCAGTGGTGGCAGAGCTCTCGGACGCGGAGGCGAGGGAGTCCGAGGCCGTGGCGGCGCCGCCTCGCCAGATGCCGAGCCTCGGCCCGACGCGGCCCGGGGAGAAGCCCCGCGTCGTGGTGCTGGGCACCGGGTGGGCGGCGTGCCGGCTGCTCAAGGACGTGGACACGCGCGCCTACGACGTCGTGTGCGTGTCCCCCCGGAACCACATGGTGTTCACGCCGCTGCTGGCGTCCACGTGCGTCGGCACGCTCGAGTTCCGCTCCGTCGTCGAGCCCGTCAGCCGCATCCAGTCGGCGCTCGCCACCCGCCCCGGCTCCTACTTCTTCCTCGCCTCCTGCACCGGCGTCGACACCAAGGCGCACGAGGTGTACTGCGAGGCCGCGTCCAGCGACGGACAGCTGCCCTGCCACCCGTACCGGTTCAAGGTCGCCTACGACAAGCTGGTGATCGCGAGCGGCGCCGAGCCGCTCACCTTCAACATCAAGGGTGTCCAGGAGCATGCCATCTTCCTCCGCGAGGTGAGCCACGCGCAGGAGATCCGCAGGAAGCTGCTCGCTAATCTCATGCTGGCCGAGAATCCAG GCTTGTCTGCGGAAGAGAAGGAGCGGCTCCTGCACTGCGTGGTGGTCGGCGGAGGACCCACCGGCGTCGAGTTCAGCGGCGAGCTCAGCGACTTCATCACACGCGACGTGCGCCAGAGGTACGCGCACGTCAAGGACTACGTCAAGATCACCCTCATCGAG GCAAACGAAATCTTGTCATCGTTCGATATCGGACTGCGGCAGTACGCGACGAATCACCTGTCAAAG TATGGAGTTAATCTGGTGCGAGGCATTGTGAAGGAGGTGAAGGCCACGGAGATCACCCTGAGCGATGGCACCCGCGTGCCCTACGGCCTGCTGGTCTGGTCCACGGGCGTCGGCCCGTCGGAGTTCGTCAGGTCCCTGCACCTTCCCAAGTCCCCAGGCGGGAGGGTCGGCGTGGACGAGTGGCTCCGCGTGCCCACGGCGCCGGACGTGTTCGCGCTGGGCGACTGCGCGGGTTTCCTGGAGGGGACCGGCAAGCCGGTGCTCCCGGCGTTGGCCCAGGTCGCGGAGCGGGAGGGCCGGTACCTGGCGCGGCTGCTCGGGAGGATCGCGGCGCAGAACGGCGGCAAGGCGCACTGCGCCGGCAAGGCCGACCTCGGGGAGCCGTTCGTGTACAAGCACATCGGCAGCATGGCGTCCGTCGGCCGGTACAAGGCGCTCGTCGACCTCAGGGAGAACAAG GATGCCAAGGGGGTGTCGATGGCTGGCTTCCTCAGCTGGCTGATGTGGCGGTCAGCGTACCTGACGCGGGTGGTGAGCTGGAGGAACAGGTTCTACGTGGCGGTGAACTGGGGAACGACGCTTGTGTTTGGCAGGGACAACACCAGGATTGGCTGA
- the LOC100303986 gene encoding SC3 protein: MAGRYDGNPFEEEDVNPFSEQARGKAGGQSNFGGGAFYMPNTRNMPPASNSRLSPLPPEPADFSATVDIPLDSSKDLKRREKELQAREAELNKREKELKRREEAAARAGIVIEEKNWPPFLPLIHHDITNEIPSHLQRMQYVAFASFLGLVCCLFWNVIAVTTAWIKGEGVKIWLLAIIYFISGVPGAYVLWYRPLYNAMRTDSALKFGLFFLLYVFHILFCVFSAVAPPVVFEGKSLAGILPAIDLISVNALVGIFYFVGFGLFCLESLLSIWVIQQVYMYFRGSGKAAEMKRDATRGAMRAAF; this comes from the exons ATGGCGGGGCGCTACGACGGCAACCCCTTCGAGGAGGAGGACGTGAACCCTTTCTCG GAACAAGCGCGCGGCAAGGCTGGCGGGCAGTCCAACTTCGGCGGTGGTGCGTTTTACATGCCT AACACCAGAAACATGCCTCCTGCATCCAATTCGCGCCTTTCGCCGCTTCCTCCTGAACCAGCAGACTTCAGTGCTACAGTGGACATACCCCTGGACTCGTCAAAG GACCTGAAGAGAAGGGAGAAGGAGCTGCAAGCAAGGGAAGCGGAattgaacaagagggagaag GAACTAAAACGGAGAGAGGAGGCTGCAGCGAGAG CTGGCATTGTCATTGAGGAGAAAAATTGGCCTCCTTTTCTGCCACTCATCCATCATGATATCACCAATGAGATACCGAGTCACCTTCAAAGAATGCAATATGTTGCATTTGCGTCGTTTCTTG GGTTGGTTTGCTGCCTCTTCTGGAATGTCATAGCAGTTACTACAGCTTGGATCAAGGGGGAAG GCGTTAAGATCTGGTTGTTGGCAATAATCTACTTCATATCTGGTGTTCCTGGTGCATATGTTTTGTGGTATCGTCCTCTATATAATGCAATGAG gactgATAGCGCATTGAAGTTTGGATTGTTCTTCTTGCTTTACGTG TTCCACATTCTTTTCTGCGTATTTTCTGCTGTGGCTCCTCCTGTTGTATTTGAAGGAAAATCATTGGC AGGAATTTTGCCAGCAATTGATCTTATTAGCGTGAATGCTTTGGTTGGG ATATTCTACTTTGTTGGATTTGGACTGTTCTGTCTGGAATCATTGCTTAGCATCTGGGTCATCCAG CAAGTGTACATGTACTTCCGTGGAAGTGGAAAGGCTGCAGAGATGAAGCGTGATGCGACGAGGGGTGCAATGAGAGCCGCATTTTAA